The genome window GTgagcaaaacattaagaacaccttcctaataatgagttgtatccccttttgccctcagaacagacacAATTCgacaggacatggactctacaaggtgtcgaaagcgttccacagggatgctggtccatgttgactccaatgcttccccacagttgtgtcaagttggctggatgtcctttgggtgatggaccattcttgatacacacaggaaactgttgagcgtggaaaaacccagcagcgttgcagttcttgacacaaaccggggcgcctggcacctactaccgtaccccgttctaagacacttaaatatttagtCGTGCCCATtcgccctctgaatggcacatgtacacaatccttgtctcaattgtttcaaggcttaaaaatccttctttaacccgtctcctccccttcgtctacaccgattttgaaatggatttaacaagtgacatcaataagggatcatagctttcacctggattcacctggtcagtctctgtcatggaaagagaacaggtgttcctaatgttttgtcaacCCGGTGTCTGTTAGTACTCCTCTTGCTCACCTTGTTTGTTTCATGATGTCACTATATATAGATTCATGATGCGTCTGTCTGTTTGAGGATTCCTCCTGATCTCGATGCAGCAGGACACGAGGTACCAAATCTAGTGTTGTTGTTGATGGTAAATGAACCATTCAGCGTGAAAAACActcaatggttaaaaaaaagaagttattttgatttctacctttttgttttgttatttatcATAACATGTAGTTATAAGAGCTGTCTGTCACTTGTAGGCTTCCACTTTTTACCTGTCCTCTCGTCACCTGGGAATAATCTGTTACCTTCATACACAGGCACCCTGCAGCTCCTCTACCTGCTACAGCCGCCACCTGCGGCTGGAAGATTAAACAAAGGTCCTGGTATTAGATAAAGATTAAACAAAGGTCCTGGTATTAGATAAAGATTAAACAAAGGTCCTGGTATTAGATAAAGACAGCCACAGGAGTCTGGTTCATCCTGAACAACAACTTCGGAGTCTCTTAATACCTAGCTGGCATCTCCCAAAGGGTTCCGTGTGTAAACCTCCCCCTGAACTTAACAATGGCTCTGCAGGCCATTGTAGAGAGACTGTGATTTTTTTTAGTAACTGTGTTGGGCAATAGGATTAAAGAGTTTTCATGTTATTACCCTGAAACAGTGGTCTTCTGTAATATATTCATTCTGATAAGAGCTTTGTGTATTCTGCACTAAACTGTCTGTACAGTCGCAATAAACCTGTTTACTAATACCAAGACTGGGTTTGGTttggagctggagagagaggggaagggtttggagctagagagagagaggaagggtttggagctagagagagagaggaagggtttggagctagagagagagaggaagggtttggagctagagagagagaggaagggtttggagctagagagagagaggaagggtttgGAGCTAGAGAGGAAGGGtttggagctagagagagagaggggaagggtttGGTTCTGGAGGGGGGAATGGTTTGGTTTGGAGCCGGAGAAAGAGGGGTATCAGCCTATAATGCCATGGCAAGCAACACACAGGTCGGATTCCTGCCGGACTACGCTGCATCTTACAAATGCCTGGATAGGTAGTTAACGTATCAGCTAACCCACATCATGATACAGTCATCTGGATAGGTAGTTAACGTATCAGCTAACCCACATCATGATACAGTCATCTGATACCCGACTGCACAGTTGACGTGGTGAGCAACCGTTGCCAGGCAGGAACATTTAGTCAGGAAGTACCTGGACCATTACCTCATCACGTAGGTCACACCTCAGCAGCCAATAAGAATGATACTTAATAACCTGTCACAGATTTACCAATAAACTCACTCAGTGCTTTAATCGTGTGGAAAAGAGCTACGTTCATTCTGTTTTGACTGTATTTTTAAACCAAGTAAAACAGGAAGTGATGTTTTAATGGACCATCTTAACCAATGGAAAAGATTCACTATACGCTGGTATTGTGATGGCACGTCATTTTATGGGACATGGGAGTTGTTGATTTTCCTGTTCTGTCGCTGACATGTTGGCAAACATCAAGAGGCCTCAGTCAGAGGGCCCAGAACAGCAACAGCTTCGATCTCTACAAGcccaccctgagagagagagacacgagagaggtagagagagagtaacagagacacagagagagagagacagagagagagagagagacagagagacagacagagacagagacacgagtgagagagagacagagagagagacacagagagagagagacatacacagagagagagagacacagagagagagagacacagagacagagagaaacacagagacagagagagacacacagagagagagagacacagagagagagagagacacagagagagagagagagagagacataaaaatAGCATTCAGGTACTTCTCAGCTTTGTTGTCAGTAACATCACATGGTTAGGTTCTGTATTGCCATGGAAACAGTGCAATGAGATGAAGAGTCAGATCCTCACCCTGGGCAGAGCAGCGACCTGGTAGGCAGCCCTGGCTGGGAAGTTACTGCTGAAAACTAAAGAGGAACAAACATGGTTACATACTATAGATCTGGTTTAATTAACGCCTGGTTTGACCTGGGTAATGGAACATCAGTATAATGATCTTTATATAGAACAGAGATGTTGTGTGACATGTGAGGTGCATTATGGGAGGGGGTCTTAGTGTTTTAGAATCACAATCAGAAAGACCTTTATTGGCCAAGTCCATTTACATTTacccttcagaatgtattcacacctctggactttttatacatttggttgtgttacagaagtgggattaaaattgatttacattttttattttgtcaacgatctacacaaaacatGAATATTCAGAGAATTCAACAAGAAGGATCCCAACAACATGAATATTCAGAGAATTCAACAGGAAGGAGCCCAACAACATGAATATTCAGAGAATTCAACAGGAAGGATCCCAACAACATGAATATTCAGAGAATTCAACAGGAAGGATCCCAACAACATGAATATTCAGAGAATCAACAGGAAGGATCCCAACAACATGAATATTCAGAGAATTCAACAGGAAGGATCCCAACAACATGAATATTCAGAGAATTCAACAAGAAGGATCCCAACAACATGAATATTCAGAGAATTCAACAAGAAGGATCCCAACAACATGAATATTCAGAGAATTCAACAAGAAGGATCCCAACAACAAAGAAACTTACATGTTTTATAGACATCATTTACACCGACGAAGTCATTCATGTCAGCCAAAAGAACTGTGGTTTTCACGACTGTGGGAAAATTAAAAACAAATCTGGAAATTAATGGTTTTTACAAACATCTAATACAAGTTTTTCTAAAAAATATCATAACTTACCACTGTCATATCCACATCCTGCTTCTTTCAGGATCTCCCCCATGTTCACCAGAGCCTGTATGGGACAGGAAGAGTTTCGGTTACtgggcccaacgctctaaccactaggctacctgccgcccctgccaCCTGCCGACccagtctaaccactaggctacctgccgcccccctctaaccactaggctacctgcctccccgtgATAGAGAAGAGATTGTTTAGGGCAATCATATTCCTACATTTTCAATTAACTTTGATATCGAATGAGTGTAAAAGATGTTGCGCTGCTCGCTGAACGAGTACCGCTTCGGCTCATACCGAGGCTAATACCCAGGACATCTGCCTCGCAAACACACATGACCGACCTCCTGAAGCATCTGACCCAGTCTCACCACTGACCTCCTGAAGCATCTCACCCAGTCTCACCACTGATGACCGACCTCCTGAAGCATCTCACCTAGTCTCACCACTGACCTCCTGAAGCATCTCACCCAGTCTCACCACTGACCTCCTGAAGCATCTCACCCAGTCTCACCACTGATGACCGACCTCCTGAAGCATCTCACCTAGTCTCACCACTGACCTCCTGAAGCATCTCACCTAGTCTCACCACTGATGACCGACCTCCTGAAGCATCTCACCCAGTCTCACCACTGACCTCCTGAAGCATCTCACCTAGTCTCACCACTGACCTCCTGCAGCATCTCACCTAGTCTCACCACTGACCTCCTGCAGCATCTCACCTAGTCTCACCACTGACCTCCTGCAGCATCTCACCTAGTCTCACCACTGATGACCGACCTCCTGAAGCATCTCACCCAGTCTCACCACTGACCTCCTGAAGCATCTCACCTAGTCTCACCACTGATGACCGACCTCCTGAAGCATCTCATCCAGTCTCACCACTGACCTCCTGAAGCATCTCACCTAGTCTCACCACTGATGACCGACCTCCTGAAGCATCTCATCCAGTCTCACCACTGACCTCCTGAAGCATCTCACCTAGTCTCACCACTGACCTCCTGCAGCATCTCACCTAGTCTCACCACTGACGTCCTGCAGCATCTCACCTAGTCTCACCACTGATGACCGACCTCCTGAAGCATCTCACCCAGTCTCACCACTGACCTCCTGAAGCATCTCACCCAGTCTCACCACTGATGACCGACCTCCTGCAGCATCTCACCTAGTCTCACCACTGATGACCGACCTCCTGCAGCATCTCACCCAGTCTCACCACTGACCTCCTGAAGCGTCTCACCACTGACCTCCTGAAGCATCTCACCTAGTCTCACCACTGATGACCGACCTCCTGAAGCATCTCACCCAGTCTCACCACTGACGACCGACCTCCTGAAGCATCTCACCCAGTCTCACCACTGACCTCCTGAAGCATCTCACCTAGTCTCACCACTGACGACCGACCTCCTGCAGCATCTCACCCAGTCTCACCACTGACCTCCTGAAGCATCTCACCTAGTCTCACCACTGACGACCGACCTCCTGCAGCATCTCACCCAGTCTCACCACTGACCTCCTGAAGCATCTCACCTAGTCTCACCACTGACCTCCTGAAGCATCTCACCCAGTCTCACCACTGATGACCGACCTCCTGCAGCATCTCACCCAGTCTCACCACTGATGACCGACCTCCTGCAGCATCTCACCCAGTCTCACCACTGATGACCGACCTCCTGCAGCATCTCACCTAGTCTCACCACTGATGACCGACCTCCTGCAGCATCTCACCTAGTCTCACCACTGACCTCCTGCAGCATCTCACCCAGTCTCACCACTGATGACCGACCTCCTGCAGCATCTCACCTAGTCTCACCACTGATGACCGACCTCCTGCAGCATCTCACCTAGTCTCACCACTGACCTCCTGCAGCATCTCACCCAGTCTCACCACTGACCTCCTGAAGCATCTCACCTAGTCTCACCACTGACCTCCTGAAGCATCTCACCTAGTCTCACCACTGACGACCGACCTCCTGAAGCATCTCACCTAGTCTCACCACTGATGACCGACCTCCTGAAGCATCTCATCCAGTCTCACCACTGACCTCCTGAAGCATCTCACCTAGTCTCACCACTGACCTCCTGCAGCATCTCACCTAGTCTCACCACTGACGTCCTGCAGCATCTCACCTAGTCTCACCACTGATGACCGACCTCCTGAAGCATCTCACCCAGTCTCACCACTGACCTCCTGAAGCATCTCACCCAGTCTCACCACTGATGACCGACCTCCTGCAGCATCTCACCTAGTCTCACCACTGATGACCGACCTCCTGCAGCATCTCACCCAGTCTCACCACTGACCTCCTGAAGCGTCTCACCACTGACCTCCTGAAGCATCTCACCTAGTCTCACCACTGATGACCGACCTCCTGAAGCATCTCACCCAGTCTCACCACTGACGACCGACCTCCTGAAGCATCTCACCCAGTCTCACCACTGACCTCCTGAAGCATCTCACCTAGTCTCACCACTGACGACCGACCTCCTGCAGCATCTCACCCAGTCTCACCACTGACCTCCTGAAGCATCTCACCTAGTCTCACCACTGACGACCGACCTCCTGCAGCATCTCACCCAGTCTCACCACTGACCTCCTGAAGCATCTCACCTAGTCTCACCACTGACCTCCTGAAGCATCTCACCCAGTCTCACCACTGATGACCGACCTCCTGCAGCATCTCACCCAGTCTCACCACTGATGACCGACCTCCTGCAGCATCTCACCCAGTCTCACCACTGATGACCGACCTCCTGCAGCATCTAACCTAGTCTCACCACTGATGACCGACCTCCTGCAGCATCTCACCTAGTCTCACCACTGACCTCCTGCAGCATCTCACCCAGTCTCACCACTGATGACCGACCTCCTGCAGCATCTCACCTAGTCTCACCACTGATGACCGACCTCCTGCAGCATCTCACCTAGTCTCACCACTGACCTCCTGCAGCATCTCACCCAGTCTCACCACTGACCTCCTGAAGCATCTCACCTAGTCTCACCACTGACCTCCTGAAGCATCTCACCTAGTCTCACCACTGACGACCGACCTCCTGAAGCATCTCACCTAGTCTCACCACTGACGACCGACCTCCTGCAGCATCTGACCCAGTCTCACCACTGACGACCGACCTCCTGCAGCATCTCACCTAGTCTCACCACTGACCTCCTGAAGCATCTGACCCAGTCTCACCACTGACGACCGACCTCCTGCAGCATCTGACCCAGTCTCACCACTGACGACCGACCTCCTGAAGCATCTGACCCAGTCTCACCACTGACCTCCTGAAGCATCTGACCCAGTCTCACCACTGACGACCGACCTCCTGCAGCATCTGACCCAGTCTCACCACTGACGACCGACCTCCTGAAGCATCTGACCCAGTCTCACCACTGACCTCCTGAAGCATCTGACCCAGTCTCACCACTGACGACCGACCTCCTGCAGCATCTGACCCAGTCTCACCACTGACGACCGACCTCCTGCAGCATCTCACCTAGTCTCACCACTGACCTCCTGAAGCATCTCACCCAGTCTCACCACTGACCTCCTGAAGCATCTCACCCAGTCTCACCACTGACGACCGACCTCCTGCAGCATCTGACCCAGTCTCACCACTGACGACCGACCTCCTGCAGCATCTCACCCAGTCTCACCACTGACCTCCTGAAGCATCTGACCCAGTCTCACCACTGACCTCCTGCAGCATCTGACCCAGTCTCACCACTGACGACCGACCTCCTGAAGCATCTGACCCAGTCTCACCACTGACCTCCTGCAGCATCTCACCCAGTCTCACCACTGACGACCGACCTCCTGAAGCATCTGACCCAGTCTCACCACTGACCTCCTGAAGTATCTTACCCAGTCTCACCACCGACCTCCTGAAGCATCTCACCTAGTCTCACCACTGACGACCGACCTCCTGAAGCATCTGACCCAGTCTCACCACTGACCTCCTGCAGCATCTCACCCAGTCTCACCACCGACCTCCTGAAGCATCTCACCTAGTCTCACCACTGACCTCCTGAAGCATCTGACTAGTCTCACCACCGACCTCCTGCAGCATCTGACCCAGTCTCACCACCGACCTCCTGAAGCATCTCACCCAGTCTCACCACTGACCTCCTGCAGCATCTCATCCAGTCTCACCACTGACCTCCTGAAGCATCTCACCCAGTCTCACCACTGACCTCCTGAAGCATCTGACCCAGTCTCACCACTGAAGACCGACCTCCTGCAGCATCTCACCCAGTCTCACCACTGACCTCCTGCAGCATCTCATCCAGTCTCACCACTGAAGACCGACCTCCTGCAGCATCTCACCCAGTCTCACCACTGACCTCCTGCAGCATCTGACCTAGTCTCACCACTGAAGACCGACCTCCTGAAGCATCTCACCCAGTCTCACCACCGACCTCCTGAAGCATCTCACCCAGTCTCACCACCGACCTCCTGAAGCAACTGACCCAGTCTCACCACTGACCTCCTGAAGCATCTGACCCAGTCTCACCACTGACCTCCTGAAGCATCTCACCCAGTCTCACCACCGACCTCCTGAAGCAACTGACCCAGTCTCACCACTGACCTCCTGAAGCATCTCACCTAGTCTCACCACTGACGACCGACCTCCTGAAGCATCTCACCCAGTCTCACCACCGACCTCCTGAAGCATCTGACCCAGTCTCACCACTGACCTCCTGAAGTATCTGACCCAGTCTCACCACCGACCTCCTGAAGCATCTCACCTAGTCTCACCACTGACGACCGACCTCCTGAAGCATCTGACCCAGTCTCACCACTGACCTCCTGCAGCATCTCACCCAGTCTCACCACCGACCTCCTGAAGCATCTCACCTAGTCTCACCACTGACCTCCTGAAGCATCTGACTAGTCTCACCACCGACCTCCTGAAGCATCTCACCCAGTCTCACCACTGACCTCCTGCAGCATCTCATCCAGTCTCACCACTGACCTCCTGAAGCATCTCACCCAGTCTCACCACTGACCTCCTGAAGCATCTGACCCAGTCTCACCACTGAAGACCGACCTCCTGCAGCATCTCACCCAGTCTCACCACTGACCTCCTGCAGCATCTCATCCAGTCTCACCACTGAAGACCGACCTCCTGCAGCATCTCACCCAGTCTCACCACTGACCTCCTGCAGCATCTGACCTAGTCTCACCACTGAAGACCGACCTCCTGAAGCATCTCACCCAGTCTCACCACCGACCTCCTGAAGCATCTCACCCAGTCTCACCACCGACCTCCTGCAGCATCTCACCCAGTCTCACCACCGACCTCCTGAAGCAACTGACCCAGTCTCACCACTGACCCCCTGAAGCATCTGACCCAGTCTCACCACTGACCTCCTGAAGCATCTCACCCAGTCTCACCACCGACCTCCTGAAGCAACTGACCCAGTCTCACCACTGATGACCGACCTCCTGAAGCATCTCACCCAGTCTCACCACCGACCTCCTGAAGCAACTGACCCAGTCTCACCACTGACCTCCTGAAGTATCTGACCCAGTCTCACCACTGATGACCGACCTCCTGAAGCATCTCACCCAGTCTCACCACCGACCTCCTGAAGCATCTCACCCAGTCTCACCACTGACCTCCTGAAGTATCTGACCCAGTCTCACCACCGACCTCCTGAAGTATCTGACCCAGTCTCACCACTGACGACCGACCTCCTGAAGCATCTCACCCAGTCTCACCACTGATGACCGACCTCCTGAAGCAACTGACCCAGTCTCACCACTGACCTCCTGAAGCATCTCACCCAGTCTCACCACTGATGACCGACCTCCTGCAGCATCTCACCCAGTCTCACCACTGATGACCGACCTCCTGCAGCATCTCACCCAGTCTCACCACTGATGACCGACCTCCTGCAGCATCTCACCCAGTCTCACCACTGACCTCCTGAAATATCTGACCCAGTCTCACCACCGACTTCCTGAAGTATCTGACCCAGTCTCACCACTGATGACCGACCTCCTGAAGCATCTGACCCAGTCTCACCACTGAAGACCGACCTCCTGAAGCATCTCACCCAGTCTCACCACTGACCTCCTGCAGCATCTGACCCAGTCTCACCACTGATGACCGACCTCCTGCAGCATCTCATCCAGTCTCACCACTGACCTCCTGAAGCATCTCACCCAGTCTCACCACTAAAGAGTCAGCTATTCAGCAGCGTAAGTGGAACCACTTCAGTCTGAGGAGTGAGTTTcacagatccccccccccccccatctgctACATCCCTGTTCTATGTCTTGTGGTTGTAaatgagaaagaggaggaggagggggggggggggttctaagcGTCACCTCACCTGTTTGGTCTGAGCCTGAACCCCTCCCTCCACCAGCTGACCAGAGGCAGGGTCCATCCCCAGCTGGCCCGACACGTACATGGTCCTGTCCACCACCACCGCCTGGCTGGGAGACAGAACAATGAATATGAACACAGGACTGGACAGCTGGTAAGATATGTAACAACATGGGGCAGGTGAAATGTTAAGTCACATTCAAGATATTATAGACACTACGACGACTACCTACATGAAGCAAAACATATACAATGACCTCAGTCTTTTCCATCCAGAACACAATTAACACTGTAGTTTGACTTTCCAGAAATCTAAAATTGATACTTTACTGCCACCTACTGGTTAAACTGAGCAACCATACTGGGGACTATTTCTGAATGTCATGTAATACAATATAGTGTGTAATACAATAGGCTTTTAAAGGAACGTAGAGTGCGCAACGACAGTGCCAGTCCACAGAATGCTCCATTCCAACACATACCCTTCTGTGCCAACTCTGCCAGTCACATGCCTTCAGTCAAAAAGCACTTTAACCTGCAATAAAACTCCAAACTCTCTTTACAGTTTACAGTAGCGCCAGAGCTCCACCTCCCACGATTATTGGGTAAAAAGGGTGACACCCCTTACCGTAACAGACCGCGAATGTCCCTTCACAGACAGAACATAAATGCCAATACAGCATGTGTGATTCATTGTACCCTGTGCAGACACACGAACAGACAATATCCTAAATAGTTGCTTACTGAATGAATGCAAACAAGAATATACTAttcttaatatatatatatatatatatatatatatatatatatatatatacacataaatACTCCGGActtcgacattgctcgtcctaatatttctatattacaTTATTTGACATCGTGCtcctgcact of Salvelinus alpinus chromosome 4, SLU_Salpinus.1, whole genome shotgun sequence contains these proteins:
- the LOC139572795 gene encoding 2-iminobutanoate/2-iminopropanoate deaminase-like translates to MSKIIRKIINTTKAPAAIGPYSQAVVVDRTMYVSGQLGMDPASGQLVEGGVQAQTKQALVNMGEILKEAGCGYDSVVKTTVLLADMNDFVGVNDVYKTFFSSNFPARAAYQVAALPRGGLVEIEAVAVLGPLTEAS